The genomic stretch GTAACCTGTGATCCGCTGTGAACGACCGCTAGAGCTATGGGAAGGAGCATCATGATCGCCGAGTCTCACTCACTTACCGGCGTGGTTGCCCCAACGCACGATGTTTCGACATCCCCCAATGCTGTATCTGGCGACCCTGGATATCGGGAAGGGCTTTTGGGGCAGCTTTCACAACGACAGGCACAGGAACGCCATGTTCCGGTTATGCTCGATCGTTGCCTGGAGCTGTTGGAACCCGCTATTTCGCGTCAGGATGCGGTTGTCATTGACGGGACTTTGGGTATGGGGGGTCATACAGAAGCAATGCTTGAAAGGTTCTCCAACCTAACAGTTATCGGCATAGACCGTGACGCACAGGCACATGCTATTGCTGTCGAACGTCTGGCGCGTTTTGGAGATCGCTTCGTGCCTGTGCACACCGTATATGACCATATAGAAGATGCGATGTCTGCGGCGGGAGTCACCTCTGTAGATGGCGTTCTTCTGGATCTAGGCGTGTCTTCGATGCAGCTGGACGAGCGTTCCCGTGGGTTCGCGTATTCCTATGATGCACCTTTGGACATGCGCATGAACGGTGATGATGAGCTAACTGCCCGCATCGTTGTCAATGAGTACAGCGAGAATCAGCTGC from Rothia dentocariosa ATCC 17931 encodes the following:
- the rsmH gene encoding 16S rRNA (cytosine(1402)-N(4))-methyltransferase RsmH, with protein sequence MIAESHSLTGVVAPTHDVSTSPNAVSGDPGYREGLLGQLSQRQAQERHVPVMLDRCLELLEPAISRQDAVVIDGTLGMGGHTEAMLERFSNLTVIGIDRDAQAHAIAVERLARFGDRFVPVHTVYDHIEDAMSAAGVTSVDGVLLDLGVSSMQLDERSRGFAYSYDAPLDMRMNGDDELTARIVVNEYSENQLRRIIKNWGEEKFAARIAQHIVEQRKHTPFTTTGELVAAIQKAVPAAAQRKGGHPAKRTFQALRIEVNHELEALERAVPAALDALRLGGRFVAMSYHSLEDKIVKRALTEAATSKAPKGFPVELDEHQPTIRVITRGAEPPTEAEIAENPRAASAKLRAGEKIKVSS